In one window of Thermodesulfobacteriota bacterium DNA:
- a CDS encoding glycosyltransferase family 2 protein, protein MGVKASIIYLTRNGGAVFRESLDAVLSQEAPFEFEVIAVDSGSTDGTLGIMKERPVRVHSIRPEEFNFGLTRDYGFSLAKGEILITLSQDAVPVGRNWLKDLFSPFDDPSVAAVQGVEEIPRGADAFYWHKARLFFYTRECADWISRNGGLGLSFVCCAVRRSVWEENRLGLVEMSEDKVFQKKLTEKGQRIVLQEKSVVFHSHQYGFSELAKRCENEGLGWRNVGQDYSATDMVRDFFNFGVMLGYIRGLSRFEMRRPAEFLFPFIRPVFIFKGNHFTKRYVR, encoded by the coding sequence GTGGGCGTTAAAGCCTCTATAATATACTTGACCAGGAACGGTGGCGCGGTATTCAGGGAATCCCTCGATGCCGTCCTTTCGCAGGAGGCGCCCTTCGAGTTCGAGGTGATAGCGGTCGATTCCGGCTCGACCGACGGGACGCTCGGAATAATGAAAGAGCGTCCCGTGAGGGTGCATTCGATAAGGCCGGAAGAGTTCAACTTCGGGCTTACGCGCGACTACGGCTTCTCCCTTGCGAAGGGCGAGATACTCATTACACTCTCGCAGGACGCGGTGCCTGTTGGGCGGAACTGGTTGAAGGACCTGTTCTCGCCTTTTGACGACCCCTCGGTCGCCGCCGTCCAGGGGGTCGAAGAGATTCCCCGGGGCGCTGACGCATTTTACTGGCATAAGGCCCGGCTTTTCTTTTATACGAGGGAATGCGCGGACTGGATTAGTCGGAACGGAGGCCTCGGGCTTTCATTCGTCTGCTGCGCGGTCCGTAGGAGCGTCTGGGAGGAGAACAGGCTCGGCCTGGTAGAGATGAGCGAGGACAAGGTCTTCCAGAAAAAGCTTACGGAGAAAGGGCAGAGAATTGTATTGCAAGAGAAGTCCGTTGTATTCCATTCGCATCAATATGGTTTTTCCGAGCTTGCCAAAAGGTGCGAAAACGAAGGACTCGGCTGGAGGAACGTAGGGCAGGATTACTCCGCAACCGATATGGTGCGTGATTTTTTCAACTTCGGCGTTATGCTTGGGTATATACGCGGCCTCTCGCGGTTCGAGATGAGGCGGCCAGCCGAGTTCCTTTTTCCGTTCATAAGGCCGGTATTCATATTCAAGGGTAATCATTTCACGAAGAGGTATGTAAGATGA
- a CDS encoding gluconate 2-dehydrogenase subunit 3 family protein: MALTRKDFEAFMENWDEKARRIITGRMEGRFVRERLLRFTPEEGEILRALLKRLIPGDEGIDLVGFLDWALDKPLGRGDRPEGMPEDHVLFKEGLRGIEESVMAGYNKSSFIELAPGEQDRFLTALQEGRLKGGVWERIPPSYFFIKLLTRALTGYCSHPLVWMRMGFPGPSFPEGYVWISREEVSARRRHAPGWKTL; encoded by the coding sequence ATGGCGCTCACCAGGAAAGACTTCGAGGCCTTCATGGAGAACTGGGACGAAAAGGCCAGGCGCATCATAACCGGGCGCATGGAGGGCCGTTTCGTACGGGAGCGTCTCCTGAGGTTCACACCCGAAGAGGGAGAGATCCTGAGGGCTCTTCTTAAGCGCCTCATCCCCGGGGACGAGGGCATAGACCTCGTCGGCTTTCTCGACTGGGCGCTCGACAAGCCGCTCGGGCGCGGGGACAGGCCTGAAGGCATGCCCGAAGACCACGTCCTTTTCAAGGAAGGGCTGAGGGGAATAGAGGAGAGCGTAATGGCAGGCTATAATAAAAGCTCCTTCATTGAGCTTGCTCCTGGTGAACAGGACCGGTTTCTAACGGCTCTCCAGGAAGGGCGGCTCAAGGGCGGGGTGTGGGAAAGGATACCCCCGTCCTATTTCTTTATAAAGCTCCTTACAAGGGCCCTTACGGGCTACTGCTCGCACCCGCTCGTGTGGATGCGTATGGGGTTCCCCGGCCCGAGCTTTCCCGAGGGCTATGTCTGGATAAGCCGCGAAGAGGTCTCGGCCAGGCGGCGGCACGCGCCCGGCTGGAAGACCCTTTAA
- a CDS encoding HlyD family efflux transporter periplasmic adaptor subunit, producing MDRRKKILIAAGTALVVLAVVYGLMPGPARVETARVERGPMSVTVSEEGRAIVTDRFVVSAPVSGHMRRIGLRAGALVAEGEALAEIEPLRAEPLDPRTRAASEAAVSAAEASLRAAREVAEARRAEAEYARETLSRTRELFSGGHVPRSEMDRVEAAARQAEAVLNSAEANVNAARSELQRARAALIPAGEGAENGGLRTVHVRSPIVGRVLRLHRESEGAVRAGEPLVDIGNTGALEIRAEVLSSDAVLLRPGTPVVIERWGGGVPLDGSVRIVEPSAFTKVSSLGVEEQRVFVTVDILSPAGTWHRLGDGYRVETSFIVWEDESVLKVPVSALFRSGDRDAVFIADNGRARERMISIGHRNGFTAEVLSGLSEGEEVVVHPDEALEDGSRITRMKR from the coding sequence ATGGATAGAAGAAAGAAGATATTGATAGCGGCGGGAACGGCCCTCGTCGTCCTGGCCGTCGTATACGGGCTCATGCCCGGGCCCGCAAGGGTCGAGACTGCGCGAGTAGAGCGCGGCCCCATGTCGGTTACCGTGAGCGAGGAGGGCAGGGCGATCGTGACCGACAGGTTCGTCGTATCGGCCCCCGTATCCGGCCATATGAGGCGCATAGGCCTGAGGGCAGGCGCGCTCGTGGCCGAAGGCGAGGCGCTCGCGGAAATCGAGCCCTTGAGGGCCGAGCCGCTCGACCCGAGGACAAGGGCTGCTTCCGAGGCGGCGGTCTCGGCAGCCGAGGCGTCGTTACGCGCGGCGAGGGAGGTGGCTGAAGCGAGGCGCGCGGAAGCCGAATACGCCAGGGAAACGCTTTCGAGGACCAGGGAGCTCTTTAGCGGCGGGCACGTCCCGAGGAGCGAGATGGACCGGGTCGAGGCCGCGGCCAGGCAGGCCGAGGCGGTCCTTAACTCGGCCGAGGCCAACGTGAACGCCGCGCGCTCGGAGCTCCAGAGGGCGCGGGCCGCGCTCATTCCGGCTGGAGAAGGGGCTGAAAACGGCGGTTTGAGGACAGTCCATGTCAGGAGCCCGATAGTCGGGCGGGTCTTGAGGCTCCACCGCGAGAGCGAAGGGGCCGTGAGGGCAGGGGAGCCGCTTGTTGACATCGGCAACACAGGAGCCCTCGAGATACGCGCGGAGGTGCTCTCGTCGGACGCGGTGCTCCTTCGCCCCGGCACCCCGGTCGTCATAGAGCGGTGGGGAGGGGGCGTCCCGCTCGACGGGAGCGTCAGGATTGTCGAGCCCTCGGCATTCACGAAGGTATCGAGCCTCGGCGTCGAGGAGCAGAGGGTCTTCGTGACCGTGGATATTCTCTCCCCTGCCGGGACCTGGCACAGGCTCGGGGACGGCTACAGGGTCGAGACGAGCTTCATTGTCTGGGAGGACGAGAGCGTCCTCAAGGTCCCCGTGAGCGCCCTTTTCAGGTCCGGGGACCGGGACGCTGTATTCATTGCGGATAACGGGAGGGCCAGGGAGAGGATGATCTCCATAGGACACAGGAACGGCTTCACGGCAGAGGTGTTATCAGGCCTGTCGGAAGGCGAGGAGGTAGTTGTGCATCCGGACGAAGCGCTCGAGGACGGCTCGAGGATAACCAGGATGAAGAGGTGA
- a CDS encoding ABC transporter ATP-binding protein, with the protein MQRDLVFSIQGLTKVYRMGEVEVHALRGVDLELWSGELVVFLGPSGSGKSTLLNIMGGLDVATSGRVMYRERELTRANEAELTEYRRFHVGFVFQFYNLIPSLTARENVAVVTEIAAKPMRPEDALSIVGLGERLDHFPAQLSGGEQQRVAIARAISKNPDVLLCDEPTGALDSETGIVVLEALDRINKELGTTTAVITHNSDIAGMADRVIHLSNGHISEVLSNPVKKPPRELHW; encoded by the coding sequence ATGCAAAGGGACCTGGTCTTCAGCATACAGGGCCTTACAAAGGTCTACCGGATGGGAGAGGTGGAGGTGCACGCTCTCCGGGGCGTTGACCTCGAGCTCTGGTCAGGCGAGCTTGTAGTGTTCCTCGGCCCGTCCGGGAGCGGCAAATCGACCCTCTTGAACATCATGGGCGGGCTTGACGTCGCGACGAGCGGCAGGGTCATGTACAGGGAAAGGGAGCTTACGAGGGCAAACGAGGCGGAGCTTACCGAATACCGCCGCTTCCACGTAGGCTTCGTCTTCCAGTTCTATAACCTCATACCGAGCCTCACCGCGAGGGAGAACGTCGCCGTGGTCACGGAGATAGCTGCGAAGCCCATGCGGCCCGAGGACGCGCTATCGATTGTGGGGCTCGGCGAAAGGCTCGACCACTTTCCGGCCCAGCTCTCGGGCGGCGAGCAGCAGCGTGTCGCCATAGCCAGGGCCATCTCGAAGAACCCCGACGTGCTCCTCTGCGACGAGCCCACCGGCGCGCTCGATTCCGAGACCGGCATAGTCGTTCTTGAGGCCCTCGACAGGATAAACAAGGAGCTCGGCACCACGACCGCGGTCATAACCCACAACTCCGATATCGCGGGCATGGCCGACCGCGTCATCCACCTGAGCAACGGCCATATCTCCGAGGTCCTCTCCAATCCCGTGAAGAAACCCCCTAGGGAGCTCCACTGGTGA
- a CDS encoding class I SAM-dependent methyltransferase: protein MRAQLLRKIYGELEHLSRRMTYGFRAERPGSPRGICNICGCEVAFEDVEPSSPRESFRCPLCNSTSRNRFLVYTLGLVLGFKEEPLAMLGKERSVRIFEASGVARYCSYLARTFDYINAQYDPGVLKKRTFDRRKYADLQSLHYPDRSFDVVIASDVLEHVRLYEAALKEVCRVLDTDGVFLLQIPYDHSMEKTVTRVETRGDEDHHLLPPVYHGGRTLVYRDYGRDLLDAMRGVGFTTIYFERELAQLGVPRQGVIIGARNPNFDLASMLDF, encoded by the coding sequence ATGAGAGCGCAATTACTCAGAAAGATCTACGGCGAGCTTGAGCACCTTTCAAGGAGGATGACCTACGGGTTCAGGGCGGAGCGCCCGGGATCGCCCAGGGGCATTTGCAATATATGCGGCTGCGAGGTCGCCTTCGAGGATGTCGAGCCCTCAAGCCCCAGGGAAAGCTTTCGCTGCCCCTTATGCAATTCGACGAGCAGGAACAGGTTCCTGGTCTATACGCTCGGGCTGGTGCTTGGATTCAAGGAAGAGCCGCTGGCCATGCTTGGAAAAGAGAGGAGCGTCAGGATATTCGAGGCGAGCGGGGTCGCAAGATACTGCAGTTATCTTGCCAGGACATTCGACTACATAAACGCGCAGTACGACCCCGGGGTGCTAAAAAAAAGGACCTTCGACCGCAGGAAATACGCCGACCTCCAGTCCCTGCACTACCCTGACCGCTCCTTTGATGTCGTTATAGCTTCGGATGTCCTTGAGCACGTGCGGCTGTACGAGGCCGCTTTGAAGGAGGTCTGCAGGGTGCTTGACACAGATGGGGTCTTTCTCCTTCAGATACCCTACGACCATTCGATGGAGAAGACCGTAACTCGCGTGGAGACGAGGGGTGACGAGGACCACCACCTGCTGCCGCCGGTCTACCACGGGGGCCGGACGCTCGTGTACCGCGATTACGGCCGGGACCTCCTTGATGCGATGAGGGGCGTCGGGTTCACAACCATTTATTTCGAAAGGGAGTTGGCTCAACTGGGCGTCCCGCGGCAAGGCGTCATTATCGGAGCCAGAAATCCGAACTTCGACCTTGCTTCCATGCTTGATTTTTAA
- a CDS encoding ABC transporter permease — translation MKALDRKLIRDLWLMRGQALAISLVIASGVATFILLASTMDSLKLMRDSFYREYGFAEVFSRLKRAPEGLKERIEEIPGVELAETRVVADIRLEVSGFGEPVSGMLVSLPPERPAHLNRLYLRQGRLPDPDRDDEAVLSEAFAEAHGLGIGDTVKAVIEGRMKELSISGIALSPEFILQVRPGALSPDFKRYAIVWMSRDAVEAAYDMEGAFNDVVASLSSGADPSRVIAGLDELLARYGALGATTREDQVSHRYLTEEFNQLERSATIFPAIFIGVAAFLLNVVISRTVSTQREQIAALKAFGYGNFAIGLHYVQLMFLIVIAGTAGGLAAGVWLGTRLSELYMDFYRFPHLLYDLRPGVVIIASAITGAAALAGTIFAVYRAAALPPAEALRPEPPARYRQTLLDTLGYGRVLSQPSRMIIRNIERRPIKSLLSIIGISLAGAILIAGIFFNDAIDFLVDVQFRLAQREDMRVTFTGPVSWTALYGLEGVEGVYRAEPARSVPATLRFRHRSYRTAVQGVAPENRLQDLLDTDLNPIEVPPKGLVLTDHLGSILGAGPGDLVTIEVLEGAKPVVEAPVAMLVKQYIGVSAYMDIDELNRLAGEGRAVTGANLVIDRARLPAIYGELSGMPRVAGTAVRTDDIRNFYETQAEVFLFFTFIATLLAATIAFGVIYNTARIALSERSRELASLRVLGYTRGEISYILLGELAVLTLASVPLGFLFGRGIAAYMVNELGSDLFRLPLVIDTSTYAMSAAVVLGSAAVSGLIVRRRLDRLDLVEVLKARE, via the coding sequence ATGAAGGCGCTTGACAGGAAGCTCATAAGGGACCTCTGGCTCATGAGGGGGCAGGCCCTTGCCATCTCCCTGGTCATCGCGAGCGGGGTGGCCACCTTCATCCTCCTCGCGAGCACGATGGATTCCCTGAAGCTGATGAGGGACTCGTTCTACAGGGAATACGGCTTTGCCGAGGTCTTCTCGAGGCTCAAGCGCGCGCCCGAGGGCCTCAAGGAGAGGATAGAGGAGATTCCCGGGGTCGAGCTGGCAGAGACCAGGGTCGTTGCCGACATAAGGCTTGAGGTAAGCGGCTTCGGTGAGCCGGTATCTGGCATGCTCGTCTCGCTTCCGCCGGAGCGGCCCGCGCACCTCAACAGGCTGTACCTCAGGCAGGGTAGGCTCCCGGACCCGGATAGGGACGACGAGGCGGTCTTGAGCGAGGCCTTTGCCGAGGCGCACGGACTGGGCATCGGGGACACCGTAAAAGCCGTCATCGAAGGTCGGATGAAGGAGCTGAGCATTTCGGGGATCGCGCTCTCGCCGGAGTTCATCCTGCAGGTAAGGCCCGGGGCCTTGAGCCCGGATTTCAAGCGGTACGCGATAGTCTGGATGTCAAGGGACGCGGTAGAGGCGGCCTATGACATGGAGGGCGCCTTCAACGACGTCGTAGCCTCGCTCTCTTCAGGGGCGGACCCCTCCCGGGTGATAGCAGGATTGGATGAGCTTCTCGCCCGCTACGGCGCGCTCGGCGCTACCACGCGCGAAGACCAGGTCTCGCACAGGTACCTTACCGAGGAGTTCAACCAGCTCGAAAGGAGCGCGACCATATTCCCGGCCATATTCATTGGGGTGGCCGCGTTCCTCCTTAACGTCGTCATAAGCCGCACGGTGAGCACGCAGCGCGAGCAGATAGCCGCGCTCAAGGCCTTCGGGTACGGCAACTTCGCAATAGGCCTGCATTACGTGCAGCTCATGTTCCTTATCGTCATTGCCGGCACGGCGGGAGGGCTCGCGGCCGGCGTGTGGCTAGGCACAAGGCTTTCGGAGCTCTACATGGATTTCTACAGGTTCCCGCACCTCCTTTACGACCTGAGGCCCGGGGTCGTCATCATTGCTTCCGCCATAACCGGCGCCGCGGCCCTTGCCGGGACGATATTCGCGGTCTACAGGGCGGCCGCGCTCCCGCCCGCCGAGGCCTTGCGGCCCGAGCCCCCGGCACGGTACAGGCAGACGCTCCTCGATACCCTCGGGTACGGCCGCGTGCTCTCGCAGCCGTCGAGGATGATAATCAGGAACATAGAGAGGAGGCCGATAAAGTCCCTCTTGTCGATTATCGGCATTTCGCTCGCCGGCGCGATTCTCATCGCTGGCATATTCTTCAACGACGCAATCGATTTCCTTGTAGACGTGCAGTTCAGGCTCGCCCAGAGGGAGGACATGAGGGTGACCTTCACTGGCCCGGTCTCATGGACGGCGCTTTACGGCCTTGAAGGGGTCGAGGGGGTCTACAGGGCCGAGCCGGCGAGGTCAGTCCCGGCAACGCTCAGGTTCAGGCACAGGAGCTACAGGACCGCGGTGCAGGGGGTGGCGCCTGAAAACCGCCTCCAGGACCTCCTTGATACAGACCTCAATCCGATAGAGGTGCCGCCCAAGGGGCTCGTGCTTACGGACCATCTGGGGAGCATCCTCGGGGCCGGGCCCGGCGACCTCGTGACGATCGAAGTCCTCGAGGGCGCGAAGCCGGTCGTGGAGGCGCCTGTAGCGATGCTCGTCAAGCAATACATCGGCGTTTCGGCCTACATGGACATTGACGAGCTTAACAGGCTCGCGGGCGAGGGGAGGGCGGTGACCGGGGCAAACCTCGTGATAGACAGGGCGCGCCTCCCGGCGATATACGGCGAGCTTTCGGGCATGCCCAGGGTAGCGGGCACGGCGGTGAGGACCGACGACATAAGGAACTTCTACGAGACCCAGGCGGAGGTATTCCTGTTTTTCACGTTCATCGCGACTCTGCTGGCGGCGACGATAGCTTTCGGCGTGATCTACAATACCGCCCGCATTGCGCTCTCGGAAAGGAGCAGGGAGCTTGCGAGCCTCCGTGTTTTAGGGTATACCAGGGGGGAGATATCATATATACTCCTCGGCGAGCTTGCGGTCCTTACGCTCGCCTCGGTGCCGCTCGGGTTCCTTTTCGGGAGAGGGATAGCGGCGTACATGGTCAACGAGCTGGGCTCCGACCTCTTCCGCCTCCCTCTTGTGATAGACACGTCGACTTACGCCATGTCGGCGGCCGTGGTCCTCGGCTCTGCCGCGGTCTCCGGCCTCATAGTCAGGAGGAGGCTCGACAGGCTGGACCTGGTGGAAGTCCTGAAGGCAAGGGAATAA
- a CDS encoding glycosyltransferase, with product MAPFRAACETLLSGSTPAHPPEDNGKMNLLIISRFVPEFDRGSGELRFLSIIRLLSRRYNITYLSRERHQGYRKGRSDKYVDALRELGVTVHVARFTLKSILKENFRFALLEVYSTAEKYIDEIRARSPDTFIITDSVDVFFYREMKMAEVYNDGEMRRSALETRKRELDVYKKSDMVWTVTGLDMDVLLAEEPGLNVAIVPNVHEMSAAPSDTSEREKGVLVFVGGFRHRPNEDAVLYFCNEVLPLVRKRMPGVRLRIVGDSPPPSITALRSGSIEVTGRVPDTMPYLRTSHISIAPLRFGAGLKGKIGEAMSIGLPVVTTSIGVQGMDARIGRDIMVGDTPEAFSECILRLSEDEALYRSVSGNSFNYIKNKYSPEIVAGFLGEIFQEIDKKAARQA from the coding sequence ATGGCGCCTTTCCGGGCCGCATGCGAGACACTCCTTTCCGGGTCCACACCCGCGCATCCCCCTGAAGATAACGGGAAGATGAACCTCCTCATAATCTCCAGGTTCGTCCCGGAATTCGACCGCGGGTCGGGCGAGCTCAGGTTTCTTTCGATAATAAGGCTTCTTTCCAGGCGCTACAACATCACCTATCTCTCCCGGGAGCGCCACCAAGGGTACAGGAAAGGGAGAAGCGACAAGTATGTAGACGCGCTTCGAGAACTGGGCGTTACTGTCCATGTGGCGCGTTTCACTCTCAAGAGCATACTCAAGGAGAATTTCCGGTTCGCCCTGCTCGAGGTCTACTCAACGGCGGAGAAATACATCGATGAGATCAGGGCCCGGAGCCCGGATACGTTCATAATCACCGACTCGGTCGACGTCTTTTTCTACCGCGAGATGAAGATGGCCGAGGTCTATAACGACGGCGAAATGCGCAGGAGCGCCCTTGAGACCAGGAAAAGGGAGCTCGACGTATACAAGAAATCGGACATGGTCTGGACCGTTACCGGGCTCGACATGGACGTACTTCTCGCTGAGGAGCCTGGGCTGAACGTAGCCATTGTCCCCAACGTGCATGAGATGAGCGCCGCTCCGTCCGACACCTCCGAAAGGGAAAAGGGCGTCCTCGTGTTCGTCGGCGGGTTCAGGCACAGGCCGAACGAGGACGCGGTGCTCTATTTCTGCAACGAGGTGCTGCCGCTCGTGAGGAAACGAATGCCTGGAGTGAGGCTCAGGATTGTCGGCGACAGCCCCCCGCCCTCGATCACCGCCCTGCGGTCGGGTTCCATAGAGGTGACCGGGCGCGTGCCGGATACCATGCCATATCTCCGGACGAGCCATATCTCAATAGCGCCGCTCCGGTTCGGCGCTGGACTAAAGGGCAAGATAGGCGAGGCAATGTCCATCGGCCTTCCGGTAGTTACGACCTCCATAGGGGTGCAGGGCATGGATGCCCGCATCGGTCGGGATATAATGGTGGGCGACACGCCCGAGGCCTTTTCCGAATGCATATTGAGGCTCAGCGAGGATGAAGCGCTTTACAGGAGCGTTTCAGGGAACAGCTTCAACTACATAAAAAACAAATACTCGCCTGAGATAGTCGCCGGGTTTTTGGGCGAGATATTCCAGGAAATAGATAAAAAGGCCGCAAGACAGGCATGA
- a CDS encoding GMC family oxidoreductase, whose product MKPMREHMRRHDGPVDVCIVGAGAAGAVLAKELSEGGSSVVVIEAGPWLDTGEDFVNDELTMLDGRMDWDDLRITGGSDPIPLGRNNTGRAVGGSTVHYTAATLRLHEDDFELKSREGLADDWPIKYHELAPYYDRVERYLGVSGPRRFPWPPHHGPFPYPELPWSARDQYLGRGMIRLGLTPAKAPHAIITGSKDGRSPCMMYGFCTSGCKSDAKSSTLVTYIPDAVKAGAEIREGSFAVKVNTRADGLARSVTYIREGREYEQEAAIIILSCYAVETPRLLLNSAPGGLANSSGMVGRNFMVHLGDNVIGSFDEPVDNWVTPPVGIMNQDRYGTIKGNDFVRGYTLEAYNMFPIEFYTGFVEANPHLWGGKLMDFIDSYQNRTMIGNVGEVLPNEGNYVGLAAETDRHGVPVAKVVFSRDENTRKLSKDSMDLCEEILKAAGARDVMRQESTIHVLGTCRMGDDPSRSVVDKWCRSHDIPNLFICDGSVFVTGGAVNPSLTIEALATRTAGHILEYGGAKAA is encoded by the coding sequence ATGAAGCCCATGCGCGAGCACATGAGAAGACATGATGGCCCGGTGGACGTCTGCATCGTCGGGGCTGGCGCAGCCGGTGCCGTGCTCGCAAAGGAGCTGTCCGAGGGCGGGTCGAGTGTCGTAGTAATCGAGGCCGGGCCCTGGCTTGATACCGGTGAAGACTTCGTAAACGACGAATTGACCATGCTCGACGGCCGCATGGACTGGGACGACCTGAGGATAACTGGCGGGAGCGACCCTATCCCCCTCGGGAGGAACAACACCGGGAGGGCGGTCGGCGGCAGCACGGTCCATTATACGGCAGCCACGCTACGCCTCCACGAGGACGACTTCGAGCTTAAATCCCGCGAGGGCCTGGCAGACGACTGGCCCATAAAGTACCATGAGCTGGCCCCGTATTACGACAGGGTGGAAAGGTATCTAGGGGTGTCCGGGCCCAGGCGCTTCCCGTGGCCTCCGCACCACGGGCCGTTCCCTTACCCGGAACTCCCCTGGAGCGCGAGGGACCAGTACCTGGGCCGGGGCATGATACGCCTCGGGCTTACTCCCGCAAAGGCGCCTCACGCCATAATAACCGGCTCGAAGGACGGCAGGTCCCCGTGCATGATGTACGGCTTCTGCACGAGCGGCTGCAAATCCGACGCGAAGTCGAGCACCCTCGTTACCTACATACCGGACGCAGTGAAGGCGGGCGCCGAGATCAGGGAGGGCTCTTTCGCGGTCAAGGTGAATACGAGGGCCGACGGCCTGGCCAGGTCAGTCACTTACATCCGAGAGGGAAGGGAATACGAGCAGGAGGCCGCAATAATAATCCTTTCATGCTATGCGGTAGAGACGCCGAGGCTCCTCTTGAACTCCGCGCCCGGAGGCCTTGCGAATTCGAGCGGCATGGTCGGGAGGAACTTCATGGTCCACCTCGGCGACAACGTCATCGGGAGCTTCGACGAGCCGGTGGACAACTGGGTAACGCCGCCAGTCGGCATCATGAACCAGGACCGATACGGCACGATAAAGGGCAATGACTTCGTCCGGGGCTATACGCTCGAGGCCTACAACATGTTCCCCATAGAGTTCTACACGGGCTTCGTCGAGGCGAACCCCCACCTTTGGGGAGGGAAGTTGATGGATTTCATAGACTCCTACCAGAACCGGACCATGATAGGGAACGTCGGCGAGGTCCTCCCGAACGAGGGCAATTACGTGGGGCTTGCCGCCGAGACCGACCGGCACGGCGTGCCTGTTGCGAAGGTGGTGTTTTCAAGGGACGAGAACACGAGGAAGCTATCGAAAGACTCGATGGACCTCTGCGAGGAGATACTCAAGGCTGCGGGGGCCAGGGATGTTATGCGGCAGGAATCGACCATACACGTGCTCGGGACCTGCAGAATGGGCGACGACCCTTCGAGGTCCGTCGTTGACAAGTGGTGCCGCTCTCACGACATCCCCAACCTCTTCATCTGCGACGGCAGCGTCTTCGTGACCGGCGGCGCCGTGAACCCGAGCCTTACGATAGAGGCGCTCGCCACGAGGACCGCGGGACACATACTGGAATACGGCGGAGCGAAGGCCGCCTGA
- a CDS encoding glycosyltransferase, which translates to MRVSVIICTYNRSALLKDSMRSIISQDFPKGEYELVVVDNNSNDSTKEVVEGFASSSPVRIKYVFEGRQGLSNARNTGVMHAEGEVIVFTDDDIEADPSWLREYDTAFRDPEVYAAGGPLRPVWPGQRPEWLTDGFLGFLAVSEFMEARKNGNEFKDENDNPWGANMAFRRRVFEEFGGFPEDLGRKGKLLLSNEEILLCARIKREGKRTVLVPGAVVHHKISASRLNKRWFLRRFYWQGRSDAVLGSALRTYPYTQLRLSARDLERTMGVPEFTMRCQERYAMGFLHQILVSDPQDDFRVLRALETFAGFKKKRHSIFQAFGRKLTAPMRAFYGSLKGLLP; encoded by the coding sequence ATGAGGGTATCGGTAATAATCTGCACATACAACCGTTCGGCCCTGCTGAAGGATTCCATGCGCTCCATAATCAGCCAGGACTTCCCCAAGGGCGAATACGAATTAGTCGTGGTGGACAACAACTCGAACGACTCGACAAAAGAGGTCGTCGAGGGCTTCGCTTCATCCTCCCCGGTCAGGATAAAGTATGTCTTCGAGGGCAGGCAGGGGCTCTCGAACGCCAGGAACACGGGCGTAATGCACGCGGAAGGCGAGGTCATCGTCTTTACGGACGACGACATAGAGGCCGACCCGAGCTGGCTCAGGGAATATGACACCGCATTCAGGGACCCGGAGGTATATGCCGCCGGAGGGCCCTTAAGGCCGGTCTGGCCGGGGCAGCGTCCTGAATGGCTGACCGACGGGTTCCTCGGCTTCCTCGCCGTAAGCGAATTCATGGAGGCCCGCAAAAACGGCAACGAGTTCAAGGACGAGAACGACAACCCCTGGGGCGCCAACATGGCCTTCAGGAGGCGCGTCTTCGAGGAGTTCGGCGGATTTCCCGAAGACCTCGGGAGGAAGGGGAAGCTCCTCTTGTCCAACGAGGAGATACTCCTTTGCGCGAGGATTAAACGTGAAGGGAAGCGCACGGTCCTCGTGCCGGGGGCCGTGGTGCACCATAAGATATCCGCGTCGAGGCTCAACAAGAGGTGGTTCTTGCGCCGCTTTTATTGGCAGGGCCGTTCCGATGCCGTACTGGGGAGCGCCTTGAGAACATATCCTTACACCCAGCTCCGCCTTTCGGCCAGGGATCTTGAGAGGACCATGGGCGTGCCGGAATTTACGATGAGATGCCAGGAGAGGTACGCAATGGGGTTTTTGCATCAGATCCTTGTCTCAGACCCCCAGGACGACTTCAGGGTCCTGAGGGCACTTGAGACATTCGCCGGGTTTAAGAAAAAACGCCATTCGATATTCCAGGCATTCGGCAGGAAGCTGACCGCGCCCATGAGGGCGTTCTACGGTTCGCTCAAGGGGTTGTTGCCTTAG